One window of the Candidatus Zixiibacteriota bacterium genome contains the following:
- a CDS encoding conserved hypothetical protein (Evidence 4 : Unknown function but conserved in other organisms) — MKKILILIPAYNAARYLPELVSRIGAAVPGAHTLIINDGSTDSTAEVLAGMKVLSLTNTPNMGKGYTLQRGFEYAIKEGYDYVVTIDADLQHLPEELPSFTNYGDRAGMVIGTRDIRLKVMPFARWLTNNLTSMIISIFSGQRIRDSQSGYRMVATELLQKMKIRSIKYDYESEILFQAGALDMNIGEVPIATVYEGSHSYINPLVDTGRFIKLIWKRMLL, encoded by the coding sequence TTGAAGAAGATTTTAATTCTGATTCCCGCTTATAACGCCGCCCGTTATCTCCCGGAATTGGTAAGCCGTATCGGGGCCGCGGTCCCCGGGGCTCACACTCTCATAATTAATGACGGTTCCACCGATAGTACCGCCGAGGTGCTGGCTGGTATGAAAGTTTTGTCCCTGACCAATACACCCAATATGGGCAAAGGGTATACTCTCCAGCGCGGTTTTGAATATGCTATCAAGGAAGGCTATGATTATGTTGTCACCATCGATGCCGATTTGCAGCATTTGCCGGAGGAACTGCCGTCTTTCACAAATTATGGAGACCGGGCCGGAATGGTTATCGGGACGCGGGATATCAGACTCAAAGTTATGCCGTTCGCGCGCTGGCTGACGAACAATCTGACATCGATGATCATTTCAATTTTCAGCGGACAAAGAATCAGAGATTCACAGTCGGGGTACAGGATGGTCGCCACGGAATTACTTCAAAAGATGAAGATCAGATCAATCAAGTATGACTATGAATCGGAAATACTATTTCAGGCCGGGGCGCTTGATATGAATATCGGCGAGGTCCCGATCGCGACGGTATATGAAGGGTCGCATTCTTATATAAATCCGCTGGTCGATACCGGGCGATTCATAAAATTGATCTGGAAAAGAATGCTGCTTTAA
- a CDS encoding Transcriptional regulator, MerR family, whose protein sequence is MPRRKAMADDKLYYSISEVARMTRLEAYVLRFWEKEFPMLKPRKNRGGNRMYQKHDIELINQIKQLLYKENYTIEGARNRLRGIKPTEERKELKESGHYQTLMAEIRRELETLLKLFPCLFRLPG, encoded by the coding sequence ATGCCGCGACGAAAAGCAATGGCCGACGACAAGCTGTATTATTCCATCAGCGAAGTGGCCCGGATGACTCGTCTTGAGGCGTATGTTCTCCGCTTCTGGGAAAAAGAATTTCCCATGCTTAAGCCCCGGAAGAACCGGGGCGGAAACCGAATGTACCAGAAGCACGATATCGAACTTATCAACCAGATCAAGCAATTATTGTACAAGGAGAATTATACCATCGAAGGGGCGCGGAACCGTCTGCGGGGGATAAAACCGACCGAGGAGAGGAAGGAACTGAAAGAAAGCGGCCACTATCAAACCTTAATGGCCGAAATACGACGGGAACTGGAGACGCTCCTTAAACTTTTCCCTTGCCTTTTTAGGTTACCCGGTTAG
- the rpsK gene encoding 30S ribosomal subunit protein S11 (Evidence 2a : Function from experimental evidences in other organisms; PubMedId : 10094780, 11684020, 12244297, 12809609, 2989779, 6349681, 7000779, 7007074, 7020604; Product type s : structure) has protein sequence MAEEKKKPKAKKRLGRIESNGIAHIKATFNNTVVTITDLQGHAISWASAGKVGFKGSKKSTPFAAQLASQSSAKEAMDLGLRKVEVWVKGPGAGREAAIRSLSAAGLEITAIKDVTPIPHNGCRPPKRRRV, from the coding sequence ATGGCTGAAGAAAAGAAGAAACCGAAAGCGAAGAAGCGCCTGGGCAGAATCGAATCGAACGGGATTGCCCATATCAAAGCGACCTTCAATAATACAGTAGTTACCATAACCGATCTGCAGGGCCACGCTATTTCGTGGGCCTCGGCGGGGAAAGTGGGTTTCAAGGGTTCGAAGAAGTCGACGCCTTTCGCGGCCCAGCTGGCCTCGCAGAGCAGCGCCAAAGAAGCGATGGATTTGGGATTGCGCAAAGTGGAAGTTTGGGTAAAAGGACCCGGGGCGGGCCGCGAGGCCGCCATCCGCTCCCTCTCAGCGGCCGGGCTGGAAATAACGGCCATCAAGGACGTTACCCCGATTCCCCACAACGGCTGCCGCCCTCCCAAACGGCGTCGGGTCTAG
- the plsY gene encoding Glycerol-3-phosphate acyltransferase — MLGLIGVPIGYLLGSIPFSFIIARIFGIHDLRKVGSGNVGATNVWRAAGRFAGTMALIGDIGKGMAAVIIASLIAPASDGAEYLKLASGLAAIIGHIYPLFLNFRGGKGVNTALGVMLILLPLESLLAFLAFIITVVLSKYISLGSMVAAGALLIIVWAEYLFKLDFVHPVYLPVSLLLAGLIIYTHRTNIKRLMTGTENRFSMLSRKGGGNA; from the coding sequence ATGCTGGGATTAATCGGCGTTCCGATCGGTTATCTATTGGGTTCGATACCGTTTTCTTTTATTATCGCCCGCATTTTTGGGATTCATGATTTAAGAAAGGTCGGCTCCGGGAATGTGGGGGCCACCAATGTCTGGCGGGCGGCAGGACGATTTGCCGGGACGATGGCCCTGATTGGCGATATCGGGAAAGGGATGGCCGCCGTGATTATAGCATCGCTAATCGCGCCGGCTTCCGACGGGGCCGAGTATCTTAAATTGGCATCGGGACTGGCGGCCATAATCGGGCACATATACCCCCTCTTCCTTAATTTCCGGGGAGGCAAAGGCGTGAATACGGCCCTTGGTGTAATGCTGATTTTATTACCGCTGGAATCATTGCTGGCATTTCTGGCTTTCATAATAACGGTGGTATTAAGCAAATATATCTCTCTCGGTTCGATGGTCGCCGCGGGAGCTCTCCTGATAATTGTCTGGGCCGAGTATCTGTTCAAACTGGATTTTGTGCATCCCGTCTATTTGCCGGTTTCGTTATTATTGGCAGGTCTAATAATATATACCCATCGAACTAATATTAAGAGACTTATGACCGGAACAGAAAACAGGTTCAGCATGCTTTCCCGAAAAGGCGGCGGAAATGCCTGA
- a CDS encoding hypothetical protein (Evidence 5 : Unknown function) has product MSEPKKGMSKGCLITLIVASVILVLVVAMSVVCYVKRDAILEWSMAKMVDTAQTDILNDLPEGYTADDVNKICDDFKTALKEKKVHADEVRNLATMFQDVLKDKKIDKDEAKTFLEELKRATGTPADESPAEQTAPAEPSTE; this is encoded by the coding sequence ATGTCAGAGCCAAAAAAAGGAATGTCAAAGGGTTGCCTGATCACTTTGATTGTCGCTTCGGTGATATTAGTCCTGGTTGTGGCGATGAGTGTCGTTTGCTATGTGAAACGGGACGCCATATTGGAATGGAGCATGGCCAAGATGGTCGATACCGCACAGACGGATATTCTCAATGATCTGCCCGAAGGGTATACAGCGGACGACGTGAACAAAATCTGCGATGATTTCAAAACGGCGCTTAAGGAAAAGAAAGTGCATGCCGACGAAGTCCGCAACCTGGCCACGATGTTTCAGGATGTTTTAAAAGATAAGAAGATCGATAAGGATGAGGCCAAGACATTTCTCGAAGAACTTAAGCGAGCGACCGGAACACCTGCAGATGAATCTCCTGCAGAACAGACTGCGCCAGCGGAACCATCAACGGAATAG
- the rpsD gene encoding 30S ribosomal subunit protein S4 (Evidence 2a : Function from experimental evidences in other organisms; PubMedId : 10094780, 1100394, 11018284, 11447122, 12244297, 12809609, 2461734, 2477554, 2989779, 3309351, 387752, 4587210, 7556101, 7559430, 9716382; Product type s : structure) — MARYRDANCKLCRREGEKLFLKGHRCMTDKCAIERRNFAPGQHGQTMRYKVSNYGKQLREKQKVRRIYGILEKQFSNYFEKAERQTGVTGEQLLRILECRFDNIVYRLGFAPSRKAARQLVRHRHFSVNGKIVDVPSFQIKPNDIIKVRDKSKNLDIIHGALKEFGQTEQIAWLRLNKAALEGELLEYPKRQDIPLTANEQLIVELYSK; from the coding sequence ATGGCTCGGTATCGTGATGCAAACTGCAAATTGTGCCGTCGTGAAGGCGAGAAGCTCTTTTTGAAAGGGCATCGCTGCATGACCGATAAATGCGCCATCGAACGGAGGAATTTCGCACCCGGCCAGCACGGCCAGACAATGCGTTACAAGGTCTCCAACTATGGCAAGCAGCTGAGGGAAAAGCAGAAGGTCCGCCGGATCTACGGGATTCTGGAAAAGCAGTTCAGTAATTATTTCGAAAAGGCGGAACGGCAGACGGGCGTGACCGGCGAACAGCTGTTGCGCATACTGGAGTGCCGCTTTGATAATATCGTTTATCGACTCGGCTTCGCCCCGTCGCGTAAGGCGGCCCGGCAACTGGTTCGGCACCGTCATTTTTCCGTTAACGGCAAGATAGTGGACGTCCCTTCCTTTCAGATAAAACCGAATGACATCATTAAAGTGCGGGATAAGTCAAAGAATCTTGACATAATTCATGGGGCCCTTAAGGAATTCGGCCAGACGGAACAGATCGCCTGGTTGCGGCTGAACAAAGCCGCGTTAGAAGGGGAACTCCTGGAATATCCGAAGCGCCAGGACATTCCTTTAACGGCCAATGAACAATTGATCGTGGAACTTTATTCTAAGTAG
- a CDS encoding exported hypothetical protein (Evidence 5 : Unknown function), which produces MKLSLFKVVVLLSLILTTTSYAQEQGLIFNFFGGGARSEGMGQAYLAISNDAFAGSWNPAGLYIHEKTLMGFSYGFFMPRGKYEFFGSPEGTYNHTGTYSNINNLGIISPMRIKNHHFVMSLSYNRNFDVYYKFGDILSHWTTSGPNTFYDRHGGLNAISLAFGTRLSGQLSFGVAGNIYDGKVVTDEQRSLFWNDSLSNVEVLDSTGYSGFNATVGLLYTGEKLRGALVLKTPFNLRGNSDSTTYKITTFNSVTIANKTDTVYVNGMTSKLAMPWMIGLGSAYNVNDNMVVSADMEFRSFSGKLISNLRPVKGIELTASGDRIEHFNETDPNWSNVIQFRLGAEYLLHPPIGEIPIRVGFRNEAFPYGEITGYTVKYEGAKGSNINDSSRISYIFTYNNSKVTGYSLALGTGIHWSQVILDVAYTFSAYKQDILQDSELHAENKWRNHHLNLTFTGYF; this is translated from the coding sequence ATGAAATTGTCGTTGTTCAAAGTTGTCGTGCTTTTATCACTTATCCTCACAACGACATCTTACGCTCAGGAACAGGGGTTGATATTTAACTTTTTTGGCGGCGGAGCGCGTTCGGAAGGGATGGGTCAGGCCTATCTGGCGATTTCGAATGATGCTTTCGCGGGCAGTTGGAATCCGGCGGGTTTGTATATTCATGAAAAGACCTTAATGGGTTTCAGCTATGGATTTTTCATGCCGCGGGGGAAGTATGAGTTTTTCGGTTCTCCCGAAGGCACCTATAACCACACCGGAACCTACAGCAATATTAATAATCTCGGGATTATTTCACCGATGCGTATCAAGAATCACCATTTTGTAATGAGTTTATCATACAATCGTAATTTCGATGTCTATTACAAATTTGGAGACATTCTTTCGCATTGGACCACCAGCGGCCCGAATACCTTTTATGACCGTCACGGCGGCCTGAACGCCATCAGTCTGGCTTTCGGGACGCGGTTGAGCGGCCAGTTGTCTTTCGGCGTGGCCGGCAACATTTATGACGGCAAGGTGGTCACCGATGAACAGCGGAGCCTGTTCTGGAACGATTCGCTGTCCAATGTGGAAGTTCTTGATTCCACCGGATATTCGGGATTCAACGCCACAGTCGGGCTCCTTTATACCGGAGAGAAATTGCGCGGGGCATTGGTACTCAAGACGCCCTTTAATTTGCGCGGCAATTCCGATTCGACCACTTACAAAATAACGACTTTCAATAGCGTGACGATAGCCAACAAGACGGATACGGTATATGTAAACGGGATGACATCAAAGTTGGCGATGCCGTGGATGATCGGGTTGGGCAGCGCCTATAATGTGAATGATAATATGGTCGTCTCCGCCGATATGGAATTCCGCAGTTTCAGCGGGAAATTGATCAGCAATCTTCGTCCTGTCAAGGGAATTGAACTGACCGCGAGCGGCGATCGCATTGAGCATTTTAATGAAACCGACCCCAACTGGAGCAATGTGATTCAGTTCCGCCTGGGAGCGGAATATCTTCTGCATCCTCCGATAGGAGAGATTCCGATCCGGGTCGGCTTCCGCAACGAGGCCTTTCCTTATGGCGAGATAACGGGCTACACTGTCAAGTATGAAGGCGCCAAGGGATCTAATATTAATGATTCGAGCCGAATCTCCTATATTTTCACCTATAATAACAGCAAAGTGACCGGTTACAGCCTGGCTCTCGGAACCGGGATTCATTGGTCGCAGGTGATTCTCGATGTAGCGTACACTTTCAGTGCCTACAAGCAGGATATTCTGCAGGATAGCGAACTTCATGCTGAAAATAAATGGAGAAATCATCATCTGAATCTGACTTTTACGGGGTATTTTTAA
- the rpsM gene encoding 30S ribosomal subunit protein S13 (Evidence 2a : Function from experimental evidences in other organisms; PubMedId : 10094780, 12244297, 12809609, 2989779, 3279034, 330375, 6154696, 6793240, 8193163, 9226267; Product type s : structure): MARIAGVDLPRDKRIEVGLTYIYGIGHPSARRILEITGISPDTRVNKLTEEEVSKLRSAIENEFKVEGSLRSEVSMSIKRLIDIGCYRGLRHRRGLPVRGQRTKTNARTRKGPRKTVAGKKKAIAKK, translated from the coding sequence TTGGCACGTATAGCAGGTGTCGACCTACCCCGAGATAAACGGATAGAAGTAGGACTGACGTATATTTATGGAATCGGCCATCCCTCGGCCCGAAGAATCCTGGAGATAACAGGAATCAGCCCGGATACGCGGGTGAACAAACTGACGGAAGAGGAAGTTTCCAAACTCCGCAGCGCCATCGAGAATGAGTTTAAAGTAGAGGGTTCTCTGCGGAGCGAGGTATCGATGAGCATCAAGCGTCTTATCGATATCGGATGCTATCGCGGATTGAGGCATCGCCGCGGTTTGCCGGTCCGCGGGCAGCGGACGAAGACCAATGCCCGGACGCGGAAGGGTCCGCGCAAGACGGTCGCCGGCAAGAAAAAAGCGATAGCAAAGAAGTAG
- the apt gene encoding Adenine phosphoribosyltransferase, whose product MIDLKAAIRTVPDFPTKGIMFRDITTLLLNPDAFRTAIDRIEEFGRSRHIDKILAIESRGFLFGAAVADRLGTGLIPIRKAGKLPGKIIKYEYALEYGTDTIEIHEDALKKGETVLVVDDLVATGGTLEAACRLAEKCGARVGGIAVVIDLAYLPWRKKLQGYDILSLVRYDSE is encoded by the coding sequence ATGATTGATTTGAAGGCGGCCATACGGACGGTGCCGGACTTTCCGACTAAGGGGATAATGTTTCGGGATATAACGACGCTGTTGCTGAATCCCGATGCCTTCCGGACCGCAATCGATAGAATCGAGGAATTCGGCCGAAGCCGGCATATCGACAAAATACTGGCTATTGAGTCGCGCGGATTTCTATTCGGGGCCGCCGTCGCCGATCGTCTTGGAACCGGATTGATTCCGATACGGAAGGCGGGCAAATTGCCGGGGAAAATCATAAAATATGAATATGCCCTGGAATACGGGACCGACACTATAGAAATCCATGAAGATGCTTTAAAGAAGGGTGAAACCGTTCTTGTTGTAGATGATCTTGTGGCGACCGGCGGGACACTGGAGGCGGCCTGCCGTTTAGCCGAAAAGTGCGGGGCCCGGGTGGGCGGAATAGCCGTGGTAATAGATTTGGCCTATCTCCCCTGGAGGAAGAAATTGCAGGGTTACGATATTTTAAGTTTGGTCCGCTACGATTCCGAATAG
- the rpoA gene encoding DNA-directed RNA polymerase subunit alpha gives MKWKSLQMPKEIVSDQSSATENYSRFIVEPLERGFGVTLGNALRRVLLSSIQGAAVVSMRVDGALHEFSTIPGLYEDVTELVLNVKKMRLRMLADEMKTLTLKMSKKGKITAGMFAGDPQIEILNNDLPIAELVEDKEFKMEIDVDSGRGYVVAEQNKRSDAPAGTVFVDALFSPVIKVNFEVENTRVGQRTDYDRLILEITTDGSITPEDALSYGSKILKDHLQMFIHIDEEIPIAEEKIEDEETVRIRQLLKTRVDELELSVRSSNCLRAANIQTLSELVSKSESDMLKYRNFGRKSLNELNAILEELGLSFGMDIAKYQEQS, from the coding sequence ATGAAATGGAAAAGTTTACAGATGCCCAAGGAAATCGTCTCCGATCAATCCTCGGCAACTGAAAATTATTCGAGATTTATAGTAGAACCGCTGGAGCGCGGTTTCGGCGTAACGCTGGGGAACGCCCTGCGCCGGGTGCTATTATCATCAATTCAGGGTGCGGCGGTCGTGTCGATGCGTGTCGACGGGGCCCTGCATGAATTTTCCACGATCCCGGGCTTATATGAAGATGTCACCGAACTGGTGTTGAATGTCAAGAAAATGCGTCTGAGAATGCTGGCCGATGAAATGAAAACCCTGACGCTGAAGATGAGTAAAAAGGGAAAAATAACGGCCGGGATGTTCGCGGGAGATCCGCAGATTGAGATTTTAAATAACGATCTGCCTATTGCCGAACTGGTTGAAGACAAAGAATTCAAGATGGAAATAGATGTCGATTCCGGGCGCGGTTATGTCGTGGCGGAGCAGAATAAGCGCTCCGACGCCCCTGCGGGGACGGTTTTCGTGGACGCCTTATTTTCGCCGGTAATCAAAGTCAATTTCGAAGTTGAAAATACTCGTGTCGGGCAGAGAACGGACTATGATCGACTGATCCTGGAAATAACCACGGACGGCTCGATTACGCCGGAAGACGCCCTTTCCTATGGATCGAAGATCCTGAAGGATCACCTGCAGATGTTTATCCATATTGATGAGGAAATCCCGATTGCGGAAGAGAAAATCGAGGATGAAGAGACGGTGCGAATTCGTCAGTTGCTAAAGACCAGAGTGGATGAATTGGAACTGTCAGTTCGTTCCTCCAATTGCCTTCGCGCCGCCAATATCCAGACATTATCGGAACTGGTTTCCAAATCGGAATCGGATATGCTGAAGTACCGCAATTTCGGTCGGAAATCATTGAACGAATTGAACGCCATTCTGGAGGAACTGGGATTATCATTCGGGATGGATATCGCCAAGTATCAGGAGCAGTCATAG
- the acyP gene encoding Acylphosphatase → MSIVGAVINVRGVVQGVGYRFWCLRRASALPIGGYVANLYDGSVEVAVEGDRGVVESFIKELKVGPSYASVTDVRVNWYDRLKGYKDFRIENKD, encoded by the coding sequence TTGAGTATTGTCGGAGCCGTTATTAATGTAAGGGGAGTTGTGCAGGGTGTCGGGTACCGGTTCTGGTGTCTTCGCCGGGCTTCCGCGTTGCCCATAGGCGGCTATGTGGCGAATTTATATGACGGTTCCGTGGAAGTGGCGGTGGAAGGGGACAGGGGCGTGGTTGAGAGTTTTATCAAGGAGTTGAAAGTTGGACCTTCGTATGCCAGCGTGACCGATGTCAGAGTGAACTGGTATGATAGATTGAAGGGTTACAAAGATTTCAGGATTGAGAATAAGGATTAG
- the surE gene encoding 5'-nucleotidase SurE — MLILITNDDGIHADGLLSLEKELKKTAEVLVVAPEMEQSASSHSFTLSRPLRIHQRGTNRYVCDGTPTDCVMLAVHGILKHKLPDLLLSGINHGSNMGEDVTYSGTVAAAIEGSILGIPSVALSNSDSENLKAFGAAARFTARFVKHIKKFGLSTDTFLNINFPLLKGNRYGKFSFTSLGKRTYRDIIIEKTDPRGKNYYWIAGKSTWSNIEGSDFLAVSRGYVSISPLQMNFTDFEAIPKMSKIRLKI; from the coding sequence ATGCTGATTTTAATCACAAATGATGACGGTATTCATGCCGACGGCCTGTTATCCCTGGAAAAGGAACTGAAAAAGACGGCGGAGGTTTTGGTGGTGGCGCCGGAAATGGAGCAATCGGCTTCCAGCCATTCGTTTACGCTCTCCCGGCCGCTACGAATTCATCAGCGGGGCACAAATCGCTATGTCTGTGACGGAACGCCGACGGATTGTGTAATGCTGGCCGTCCACGGCATTCTGAAACATAAACTGCCCGATCTGCTGCTTTCCGGGATAAACCACGGGAGTAATATGGGAGAAGATGTGACCTATTCGGGAACGGTGGCGGCGGCGATCGAAGGATCGATTCTGGGTATTCCGTCGGTGGCGCTTTCCAACAGTGACTCCGAAAACCTGAAAGCCTTCGGGGCGGCGGCGAGATTCACGGCGCGATTCGTTAAGCACATTAAGAAGTTTGGCTTATCTACGGACACGTTTCTTAATATCAATTTTCCGCTATTAAAGGGAAATCGATACGGCAAGTTCAGTTTCACGAGCCTGGGTAAACGGACCTACCGGGATATAATAATCGAGAAGACCGATCCCAGAGGGAAAAATTATTACTGGATTGCGGGGAAGTCGACCTGGAGCAATATCGAAGGATCCGATTTTCTGGCGGTTTCGAGAGGATATGTATCAATATCACCTTTGCAGATGAATTTTACGGATTTTGAGGCGATTCCGAAGATGAGCAAGATCCGCCTTAAAATTTAA
- the rplQ gene encoding 50S ribosomal protein L17, with product MRHQMKVKKLSRPRPHREAMLDNMVTSLLAGRMIETTEARAKELRRRIDRIIVTAKKDSLAARRQLARTIKDRATLKKLFTEIIPQFKDRPSGFSRVAKVGHRRGDGAMVAVVELLTEKPKVEKEKGKKKSGEKKKEKEAVAAETGKGKGGKSKAKKAKESEETKE from the coding sequence ATGCGACATCAGATGAAAGTAAAGAAACTCAGCCGGCCACGGCCACATCGGGAAGCGATGCTCGACAATATGGTAACATCGTTGCTGGCGGGGAGAATGATAGAAACGACCGAGGCCAGAGCCAAGGAGTTGAGAAGGAGAATCGACCGGATAATAGTTACAGCCAAGAAAGACTCCCTAGCGGCGCGCCGCCAGCTGGCCCGGACGATTAAGGATCGGGCGACCCTGAAGAAGCTCTTTACCGAAATCATCCCCCAATTTAAGGACCGGCCGTCCGGTTTCTCGCGAGTGGCCAAAGTGGGACATCGCCGCGGCGATGGGGCGATGGTGGCGGTGGTAGAATTACTCACCGAAAAGCCCAAAGTTGAGAAGGAAAAGGGCAAGAAGAAGAGCGGCGAAAAGAAGAAGGAAAAGGAAGCGGTTGCGGCCGAGACCGGCAAAGGTAAAGGCGGCAAATCAAAGGCGAAGAAGGCCAAGGAGTCCGAAGAGACCAAAGAATAG
- a CDS encoding conserved hypothetical protein (Evidence 4 : Unknown function but conserved in other organisms), with protein sequence MKKGHPFIAVIGAGKCSKKMKDMAEDVGRTIAAGGGILVCGGLGGVMEAAARGAKAKKGLTIGILPGDDKEAANEFIDVAIPSGIGEARNLIVIRTADAIVAMPGKFGTLSEMAFGLKLGKPMVSLSAWNISDDVERFEDPVAAAERALKLAENKS encoded by the coding sequence ATGAAGAAAGGACATCCTTTCATTGCGGTAATAGGGGCCGGAAAATGTTCCAAGAAAATGAAAGATATGGCGGAGGATGTGGGGCGGACGATCGCCGCCGGCGGTGGTATTCTGGTCTGCGGGGGTCTAGGAGGAGTGATGGAAGCGGCGGCCAGGGGGGCCAAAGCAAAAAAAGGGCTGACCATCGGCATTTTGCCGGGGGACGATAAAGAGGCGGCCAATGAATTTATCGATGTCGCCATTCCCTCCGGAATCGGGGAGGCCCGCAATTTAATTGTCATAAGAACGGCGGACGCAATTGTGGCGATGCCGGGGAAGTTCGGAACCCTTTCCGAGATGGCTTTCGGCCTGAAATTGGGCAAGCCGATGGTATCTTTGTCGGCGTGGAATATTTCCGACGACGTGGAACGGTTCGAAGACCCGGTGGCTGCGGCGGAGAGGGCCCTTAAATTGGCGGAAAATAAGTCTTGA
- the gpsA gene encoding Glycerol-3-phosphate dehydrogenase (NAD(P)+) has product MPEKLAVLGAGSWGIAIANLLFKNGHAVKLWEFDSGDCRLLQTERVHRKKLPDIRIPEEILITNSLNEALEATEYLVLAVPTQKVRSVCESLRPMVPSGMKYVNLAKGVEIGTLRRVSEIILTTIDSAESGCVATLSGPSHAEEVSRNLPTSVVAASINAEFARVVQRLFNNSTFRVYHSEDIIGVELGGSLKNVIAIASGITQGLGFGDNTTGALLTRGLAEITRMGVRLGADPLTFAGLSGVGDLITTCISRHSRNRYVGDKIGRGEKLRDILAGMVMVAEGVDTTRSAKALADKYGVEMPITEQVFRILFEERSPKEALADLMGRSLKQEVWN; this is encoded by the coding sequence ATGCCTGAGAAATTGGCGGTCTTGGGAGCCGGAAGCTGGGGGATTGCGATTGCCAATCTCCTATTCAAAAATGGACACGCGGTAAAATTGTGGGAATTCGATTCCGGTGATTGCCGTCTCCTGCAGACGGAAAGGGTACATAGGAAGAAACTGCCTGATATAAGAATACCGGAAGAAATTTTGATAACTAATAGTCTGAATGAGGCCCTGGAGGCAACAGAATATTTGGTTTTGGCGGTTCCGACTCAAAAAGTACGATCAGTGTGTGAATCACTTCGACCGATGGTGCCCTCCGGAATGAAATATGTCAATCTGGCCAAAGGGGTAGAAATCGGCACCCTTCGGCGGGTCTCGGAAATTATACTGACGACAATCGATTCGGCGGAAAGCGGTTGTGTCGCTACCCTGTCGGGGCCCAGCCACGCCGAAGAGGTCTCGCGGAATCTCCCCACGTCGGTCGTAGCGGCGTCGATAAATGCGGAATTTGCCAGAGTGGTTCAGCGTCTCTTTAACAACAGCACGTTCCGGGTGTATCATTCCGAAGACATAATCGGCGTTGAACTGGGCGGTTCGCTCAAGAATGTGATCGCCATTGCATCGGGAATAACGCAGGGCCTGGGATTCGGAGATAACACGACCGGCGCCCTTTTGACCCGGGGATTGGCGGAGATCACACGAATGGGGGTCCGTCTCGGCGCCGATCCGCTCACCTTTGCGGGGCTCTCGGGTGTCGGGGATTTAATAACGACGTGCATTTCCCGTCATTCAAGAAACCGGTATGTAGGGGATAAAATAGGCCGAGGCGAAAAGCTCCGCGATATTCTGGCCGGGATGGTGATGGTGGCCGAAGGAGTCGATACGACCCGCTCGGCGAAAGCCCTGGCCGACAAATACGGGGTTGAGATGCCGATTACCGAGCAGGTTTTTCGGATACTGTTCGAGGAGCGCTCTCCGAAGGAGGCCCTGGCCGATTTAATGGGGCGCTCTTTGAAGCAGGAAGTCTGGAATTAA